One region of Bacillota bacterium genomic DNA includes:
- a CDS encoding 2-phosphosulfolactate phosphatase produces the protein MRRKRKLTIDVALVPPGVNPCLLGKVCVVVDVLRASSTMVTLLAKGCRKVYTAETISDAKSLARSKGLLLGGERNGLTVKGFDFGNSPFELQRFTPDGRNAILTTTNGTKAVESVASAPAVLIGSFLNAKACCQTALKLAGKHHTDIGIICAGEKGGFVLDDAYCAGFLVKTLRQTASNNNTETRLSDAAQAAQRLYESYPDIISAFQESSSGQRLREINCTEDLVSCSKIDTCEVVPVLIERSPCLFIDLLRKEESNR, from the coding sequence ATGCGAAGGAAACGGAAACTGACCATCGATGTAGCCCTTGTACCGCCGGGTGTAAACCCCTGTTTACTTGGTAAAGTCTGCGTGGTTGTGGATGTGCTCCGGGCCAGCTCCACCATGGTGACTCTTCTCGCGAAAGGATGTCGAAAGGTTTACACTGCAGAAACAATCAGTGACGCCAAATCCCTAGCACGGTCTAAAGGACTGTTACTCGGCGGAGAACGAAACGGCCTAACCGTTAAGGGTTTTGACTTCGGCAATTCTCCTTTTGAGCTTCAGAGGTTTACTCCCGATGGCAGGAACGCGATTCTTACAACAACAAACGGAACAAAGGCGGTAGAATCGGTTGCTTCAGCACCGGCAGTACTTATAGGTTCTTTCCTCAATGCTAAGGCTTGTTGCCAAACGGCGCTGAAACTTGCTGGCAAACACCACACAGATATAGGAATCATCTGTGCAGGGGAAAAAGGAGGATTCGTTCTGGATGATGCCTACTGTGCTGGGTTTCTTGTAAAGACCCTTCGCCAAACTGCGTCAAACAACAATACAGAAACCAGACTATCTGATGCAGCACAAGCAGCTCAAAGACTATATGAATCATATCCAGATATTATCAGCGCTTTCCAAGAGTCCAGCAGCGGACAGCGCCTTAGGGAAATCAACTGCACTGAGGACCTGGTATCTTGCAGCAAGATTGATACTTGTGAAGTTGTACCTGTACTCATCGAAAGGTCTCCCTGCCTTTTTATTGATTTATTAAGAAAGGAGGAGTCAAACAGATGA
- a CDS encoding UPF0261 family protein, whose product MNKRPNILIAGILDTKGQEIKFLANRVKAAGGEPTILELSVGCEVGWADISVGRILQEVGRNKEDVFSLDRGKASAIIVEGAKEIAAQLLAEGKLDGMISYGGSMGASMATRIMQSLPLGIPKLMLTTMASGDVSPYVGTKDICMMYPIAEAGLNKVTRTILNNAAGAVAGMASSPKLEVADERPLIGCMMFGVTTPCVLRAAKYFEGRGYDVLINHAVGSGGRSLEELIRDGFVVGVLDITTHEIADYLLGGVLSAGPDRLTAAGEMGIPQVIAPGGLDLINFGPKETVPQKFLKETDQPGRGLYVHNPTVTCVGVSTKEAHMIGEHIAEKLNAAKGPTAICIPLKGWGACDLPTPNKELGWAGPGPGPVWAADPENPQWSLRTSYFISALRKALDMDKPNLDVLLVDKHLNEPEFSDLMSELLEEMLNGTWKKGSHQDLAYIVPF is encoded by the coding sequence ATGAATAAACGGCCGAACATTCTTATAGCTGGCATCCTGGACACCAAGGGACAGGAGATCAAATTCCTGGCAAATAGGGTAAAGGCTGCCGGTGGGGAACCAACTATTCTAGAGCTAAGTGTTGGCTGTGAAGTCGGCTGGGCAGATATAAGCGTGGGCAGGATCTTGCAGGAGGTCGGACGAAATAAAGAGGACGTCTTCTCTTTGGATCGTGGCAAAGCCTCAGCTATCATTGTCGAGGGGGCCAAAGAGATCGCGGCCCAACTCCTGGCAGAAGGAAAGCTGGATGGGATGATTTCTTACGGCGGATCCATGGGTGCAAGTATGGCCACCCGCATCATGCAGTCACTGCCGTTGGGCATTCCTAAATTAATGCTTACCACCATGGCTTCAGGGGATGTCAGCCCTTATGTGGGAACAAAGGACATCTGCATGATGTACCCCATAGCTGAAGCAGGCCTCAACAAAGTAACCCGAACCATCCTTAACAATGCCGCTGGTGCAGTGGCAGGCATGGCTAGCTCCCCTAAGCTAGAGGTAGCCGATGAACGTCCGCTGATCGGCTGCATGATGTTTGGGGTCACCACACCCTGTGTACTCAGAGCTGCCAAGTATTTTGAAGGCAGGGGCTATGATGTTTTGATTAACCACGCTGTAGGAAGCGGCGGACGCTCCCTGGAAGAACTGATTAGGGATGGATTTGTTGTTGGCGTTTTGGATATAACAACCCACGAGATCGCGGATTATCTCCTTGGAGGGGTGCTTAGCGCGGGACCTGATCGCTTAACAGCTGCAGGGGAAATGGGAATTCCTCAGGTAATAGCACCAGGCGGCCTTGATCTGATCAATTTTGGTCCCAAAGAGACAGTTCCCCAGAAATTCCTTAAAGAGACCGACCAGCCCGGTAGGGGGCTTTATGTTCACAACCCCACTGTAACCTGTGTTGGCGTCTCTACTAAGGAGGCCCACATGATCGGTGAACATATCGCAGAGAAGCTTAATGCCGCCAAGGGGCCAACAGCTATTTGTATACCATTAAAAGGCTGGGGTGCCTGCGACTTACCTACTCCTAACAAAGAGCTCGGTTGGGCCGGCCCGGGCCCAGGACCAGTCTGGGCAGCAGACCCAGAAAACCCACAGTGGTCGCTGCGCACAAGCTATTTCATATCGGCACTGCGAAAAGCACTTGACATGGATAAGCCGAACCTGGATGTGCTTCTAGTAGACAAACACCTTAATGAACCGGAGTTTTCTGATTTAATGTCAGAGCTGCTCGAAGAAATGCTGAACGGAACCTGGAAGAAAGGAAGTCACCAGGACCTTGCCTATATAGTGCCCTTTTAG
- a CDS encoding phosphoenolpyruvate hydrolase family protein — protein MAKQYSRQEVLEQLQKTVNEGKPVIIAGAGTGISGKFAERGGADLIGVYNSGLYRMDGNGSLAGLMPYGDANQIVIDLANRVMPVVNKAPMIAGICGTDPTREMRPYLKHLLDLGFSAVMNFPTVGLIDGRFRKELEDTGMGYSKEIDTLKLASELGFFTLGYAFNVEEAALVGEAKLDVLICHMGLTRGGAIGSKFAEGMSLQDAAALIRDMTKAARQKNPDVIIFAHGGPIAMPEDTAYIYENTESVGFLGASSIERIPVEKPLADAVRQFKEIPLG, from the coding sequence GTGGCGAAACAGTATAGCCGTCAAGAGGTACTGGAGCAGCTGCAAAAAACCGTTAACGAGGGGAAACCAGTGATTATCGCTGGTGCCGGGACAGGAATTTCGGGAAAATTTGCCGAGCGAGGAGGTGCTGATCTGATCGGGGTCTACAACTCCGGCCTTTACAGGATGGATGGGAACGGCTCACTTGCCGGATTAATGCCCTACGGAGATGCCAACCAGATCGTCATCGACCTAGCTAATCGCGTCATGCCAGTCGTAAACAAGGCGCCCATGATCGCCGGGATCTGTGGAACCGATCCCACCCGAGAGATGAGGCCATACTTGAAGCACCTTCTAGACCTTGGCTTTTCCGCGGTGATGAATTTCCCAACTGTGGGCCTGATCGATGGCCGGTTTCGCAAAGAGTTGGAAGATACCGGTATGGGCTACAGCAAGGAGATCGATACCCTCAAGCTGGCCTCTGAACTGGGATTCTTTACCCTGGGCTATGCGTTCAATGTGGAAGAAGCGGCCCTGGTTGGGGAAGCAAAGCTTGATGTTTTAATCTGCCATATGGGTCTTACTCGAGGGGGGGCTATCGGCTCCAAATTTGCAGAAGGTATGAGCCTGCAAGATGCTGCCGCTTTGATTCGGGACATGACAAAGGCAGCTCGTCAGAAAAACCCGGATGTGATCATTTTTGCACATGGCGGCCCCATTGCCATGCCTGAAGACACGGCTTACATCTATGAAAATACTGAATCGGTCGGTTTTCTAGGAGCATCTAGTATCGAGCGGATCCCAGTGGAGAAACCACTAGCAGATGCAGTCAGGCAGTTTAAAGAAATTCCTCTTGGGTAG